A portion of the Acidobacteriaceae bacterium genome contains these proteins:
- a CDS encoding DUF4112 domain-containing protein produces the protein MFRDENLDLLSKVLDTWFRVPGTSIRFGLDGIIGFVPGIGDILGGLASMVIVLAAYVRGVPMVTVARMVVNVAIEVAVGMVPVLGNLFDIGWRANRRNYHLLERALETHRRDTWRDWMFLGLLTLGLLALISLPLLLLLWLGGEVLHGVHAPRW, from the coding sequence ATGTTTCGCGATGAGAACCTCGACCTGTTGTCGAAGGTGCTGGATACATGGTTCCGCGTGCCGGGCACCAGCATTCGCTTTGGGCTCGATGGCATCATCGGCTTTGTACCAGGCATAGGCGATATCCTCGGCGGATTGGCGAGCATGGTGATCGTGCTCGCAGCCTATGTGCGCGGCGTGCCGATGGTGACCGTGGCGCGCATGGTGGTGAATGTGGCGATCGAGGTCGCAGTGGGTATGGTTCCAGTACTCGGCAACCTGTTCGACATTGGCTGGAGAGCGAACCGCAGGAACTATCACCTGCTGGAGAGGGCGCTGGAGACACATCGCCGGGACACCTGGCGCGACTGGATGTTTCTTGGGCTGCTGACGTTGGGGCTGCTGGCGCTGATTTCTCTGCCGCTGCTGTTGCTTTTATGGCTTGGTGGAGAAGTTCTCCACGGAGTTCATGCTCCAAGGTGGTGA